The following are encoded in a window of Phaseolus vulgaris cultivar G19833 chromosome 3, P. vulgaris v2.0, whole genome shotgun sequence genomic DNA:
- the LOC137806867 gene encoding NADH dehydrogenase [ubiquinone] 1 beta subcomplex subunit 3-B-like produces MERKKRGGERERELEEEMGSGKNTAEFFRRRDAWRKHPLLTNQFRHATPGLGIALVAFGFYLVGEQVYDRLNADSHAHVKAENHH; encoded by the exons atggaaagaaagaaaaggggaggagagagagagagagaattggAAGAGGAAATGGGATCGGGAAAAAATACGGCAGAGTTCTTCAGAAGAAGGGATGCGTGGAGGAAGCATCCCTTGCTCACCAATCAGTTCCGTCACGCCACCCCTGGCCTTGGCATCGCCCTCGTCGCCTTTGGCTTCTATCTCGTCGGCGAACAAGTCTACGATCGCCTCAATGCCGATTCTCATGCTCAC GTGAAAGCCGAAAATCACCACTAA